One Campylobacter concisus DNA window includes the following coding sequences:
- a CDS encoding LemA family protein: MNSLVIVILVIAVIFVFFISLYNSLVAKQNQVKSVEAGIDAQLKRRYDLIPNLVATAKEYMVHEKGLLENITALRESARSASTNEEKFELNNKISSLLNGLRVSVENYPDLKANQNLLHIQSTLNEIEEQISAARRAYNSAVEIYNNATQMFPSNIVASMFGFHKDVFFDIPENEAVAPNVGDLFKK, encoded by the coding sequence ATGAATTCGTTAGTCATCGTGATACTTGTTATCGCAGTCATTTTTGTCTTTTTCATCAGCCTTTACAACTCACTTGTTGCAAAGCAAAACCAGGTAAAAAGCGTGGAGGCTGGCATCGACGCACAGCTAAAAAGAAGATATGACCTCATACCAAATTTAGTAGCTACTGCAAAAGAGTACATGGTGCATGAAAAAGGCCTACTAGAAAACATCACTGCCCTTAGAGAGAGTGCTAGAAGCGCCTCTACAAATGAGGAGAAATTTGAGCTAAATAACAAAATTTCAAGCTTGCTAAATGGTTTAAGAGTAAGCGTAGAAAACTATCCTGATCTAAAAGCAAATCAAAATTTACTTCACATCCAAAGCACACTAAATGAGATTGAAGAGCAAATTTCAGCTGCCAGACGTGCTTACAACTCAGCTGTTGAAATTTACAACAACGCCACACAGATGTTTCCTTCAAACATCGTAGCTTCAATGTTTGGCTTTCACAAAGATGTGTTTTTTGATATCCCTGAAAATGAAGCAGTTGCTCCAAACGTCGGTGATCTTTTTAAAAAATAA
- a CDS encoding fumarate hydratase gives MRTVNVKDIKETVAKLCKQACYVVTPDLKAAFTKAQTTESSSLGKDILGKILQNAKLAEEGVAPICQDTGMTVVFVEIGQDVHIEGGYIEDAINEGVAKGYTEGYLRKSVVAEPLFERKNTTNNTPAVIHTRIVPGDKLKIKVAPKGFGSENKSILKMLVPADGIEGVKKVFLEAVKYAGPNACPPMTIGVGIGGTMDKAALLAKQAAVRPVDSKNADVRYAKLEDELLELASKTGVGPQGLGGDTTAIKVNVEWYPTHIAGLPVAININCHAARHADAEL, from the coding sequence ATGAGAACGGTAAACGTAAAAGATATAAAAGAGACTGTTGCAAAGCTTTGCAAACAAGCCTGTTACGTCGTTACACCAGATCTAAAGGCTGCTTTTACAAAAGCTCAAACCACTGAGAGCTCATCTCTAGGTAAAGATATCTTGGGTAAAATTTTGCAAAATGCCAAGCTAGCAGAAGAGGGCGTTGCACCTATTTGTCAAGATACAGGTATGACAGTTGTCTTTGTAGAGATCGGTCAAGACGTGCATATAGAAGGCGGATATATCGAAGATGCGATCAATGAAGGTGTTGCGAAGGGCTACACTGAAGGCTATCTTAGAAAATCAGTCGTTGCTGAGCCGCTTTTTGAGAGAAAAAACACTACAAACAACACTCCAGCGGTCATCCACACTAGGATCGTGCCAGGAGATAAGCTAAAGATAAAAGTCGCTCCAAAGGGCTTTGGTAGTGAGAACAAATCAATACTAAAAATGCTTGTGCCAGCTGATGGCATAGAGGGCGTTAAAAAGGTATTTTTAGAGGCTGTAAAATATGCTGGACCAAACGCTTGCCCTCCAATGACAATAGGCGTTGGCATAGGCGGCACTATGGATAAAGCGGCACTTCTAGCCAAGCAAGCTGCAGTTCGTCCAGTAGATAGCAAAAATGCCGATGTAAGATATGCAAAACTTGAAGATGAGCTTCTTGAGCTTGCCAGCAAAACAGGCGTCGGTCCTCAAGGACTTGGCGGCGATACAACTGCTATAAAAGTAAATGTCGAGTGGTATCCAACCCACATCGCAGGCCTACCAGTAGCCATAAATATCAACTGCCACGCTGCACGCCACGCAGACGCCGAGCTTTAA
- a CDS encoding sugar transporter, producing the protein MPDKTKLKEGDIFYVYNDYYKRYFFGKILVDIKNRLVKRANEGLLWPLDFFSDCYLVAVYKDIADTPVLKSREFIIPGSFIYKSSFNRKNEDGIKWVYYDHEDINYQELEFPEYIVSSNDKICLQRGELSIPTGLTRAQYENEFNITGSKTGGINYSNALLLQGLPAYKKNIDYSNLRLLPELRKKLYEMIEEDPDAPYYELALKHGKDLARFYQDKFTHKNR; encoded by the coding sequence ATGCCAGATAAGACAAAGCTCAAAGAAGGCGACATATTTTACGTCTATAATGATTACTACAAGAGATATTTCTTTGGCAAAATCTTAGTTGATATTAAAAACCGCCTTGTAAAGCGAGCGAATGAGGGCCTTCTTTGGCCGCTTGATTTTTTTAGTGACTGCTACTTGGTTGCTGTTTATAAAGATATAGCAGATACGCCGGTGCTAAAAAGCCGTGAATTTATAATCCCAGGTAGCTTCATCTACAAAAGCAGTTTCAACCGCAAAAATGAAGACGGCATAAAGTGGGTCTATTATGATCACGAAGATATAAACTACCAAGAGTTAGAATTTCCAGAGTATATCGTAAGTAGCAATGATAAAATTTGCCTACAACGGGGAGAGCTTAGCATACCAACTGGCTTAACTCGCGCGCAATATGAGAATGAATTTAACATTACTGGCAGCAAAACTGGTGGCATAAACTACTCAAATGCCCTGCTCTTACAAGGCTTGCCAGCGTATAAAAAGAATATAGACTATAGCAATCTTCGCCTTTTGCCAGAGCTTCGTAAAAAGCTCTATGAGATGATAGAAGAGGACCCAGACGCGCCCTACTACGAGCTAGCATTAAAGCATGGCAAAGATCTAGCACGCTTTTATCAAGATAAATTTACACATAAAAATAGATAA
- a CDS encoding L-cystine-binding protein TcyA, translating to MKTFCNDQAKPLLKFFTKTKSEIINLKLKQILEEGFVSKPQGIFLKAAIRKRQKFEQNKTQNEWSINEIVVFESEYESCEEYFSDVGFFVVKLADKFRTSGISEEIVLAVSFQALQFITLGSEEFKFIYEDYDESTNSAHIKIYAKRENDEILLYKDGCGGYKTEALIVYEVASSSQDT from the coding sequence ATGAAAACTTTTTGCAACGATCAAGCAAAGCCACTACTTAAATTTTTTACCAAAACCAAAAGCGAGATTATAAATTTAAAGCTAAAGCAAATTTTAGAAGAGGGCTTTGTCTCAAAACCGCAAGGGATATTTTTAAAAGCTGCCATAAGAAAAAGGCAGAAATTTGAGCAAAACAAGACGCAAAATGAGTGGTCGATAAATGAGATAGTAGTTTTTGAAAGCGAGTATGAGAGCTGCGAGGAGTATTTTAGCGATGTGGGGTTTTTTGTAGTGAAGCTGGCTGATAAATTTAGAACAAGTGGCATTAGCGAGGAGATAGTGCTTGCTGTTTCGTTTCAGGCGCTGCAGTTTATCACGCTGGGTAGTGAGGAGTTTAAATTTATATACGAAGACTACGATGAAAGCACAAACTCCGCTCACATTAAAATTTACGCCAAAAGAGAAAACGACGAAATTTTACTATATAAAGATGGATGTGGTGGCTATAAAACCGAAGCGCTAATCGTTTACGAGGTGGCTAGTAGTAGCCAAGACACATAG
- a CDS encoding Fe-S-containing hydro-lyase, with the protein MSEVKRITAPFDKEVVKSLKAGDNVLISGTIIAARDAAHKALTEALARGEKLPVELKGETIYYVGPTPAKPNQAIGAAGPTTSGRMDKYTPTMINEVGINGMIGKGYRNDAVVDAMKKSCCVYMVAIGGIGAVISQSIKKYEVLAYPELGPEAVARLTVEDFPAIVAIDCEGNNFYEVGQAPYKKI; encoded by the coding sequence ATGTCAGAAGTAAAAAGAATAACAGCACCATTTGATAAAGAGGTGGTAAAAAGCCTAAAAGCAGGCGACAATGTCCTAATCTCAGGCACTATCATCGCTGCTCGTGACGCCGCTCACAAGGCGCTAACAGAGGCTCTAGCACGTGGCGAGAAGCTACCAGTTGAGCTAAAAGGCGAAACTATCTACTACGTCGGGCCAACACCAGCTAAACCAAACCAAGCTATCGGTGCAGCAGGCCCAACAACAAGCGGCAGAATGGACAAATACACACCAACTATGATAAACGAAGTTGGCATAAATGGCATGATCGGCAAGGGATATCGCAATGATGCAGTGGTTGATGCGATGAAAAAATCATGCTGTGTTTATATGGTCGCTATCGGCGGCATCGGAGCGGTCATTAGCCAAAGTATCAAAAAATATGAAGTCTTGGCATATCCAGAGCTAGGACCAGAGGCAGTCGCAAGGCTCACAGTAGAGGACTTCCCAGCGATAGTCGCTATCGACTGCGAGGGCAATAACTTCTACGAAGTCGGTCAAGCACCTTACAAAAAAATCTAA
- a CDS encoding DUF3137 domain-containing protein encodes MQADELKGLDLSDLDELEKERLAMGQKAFKMIVYGFLGIIVVSGFLASLHLGNLFFFLLIGGVFYLGKTINGLKNELIAKFKQKVVGVIVKNYGLNFSANGGLSLDDFFKIYDADVNRHYAEDMIYGQIDETQFKLCDFYAAKETQGEKRTTTTVKFQGILLKAEFKKELNATIYVCDKKQTSDLRSDGEQATMDNPKFNELFKTYTTDQIAARYALTPKLMENLTTLRTKFNAPLSAVFLKNEIFIAIDLRKDSFEPDLKKPINSNESVQNYIAGVSDFVEIVRDLELNKNIWKS; translated from the coding sequence ATGCAAGCAGACGAACTAAAAGGCCTTGATCTAAGCGATCTTGACGAGCTTGAAAAAGAGCGTCTTGCCATGGGGCAAAAAGCCTTTAAAATGATCGTTTATGGCTTTCTTGGCATCATAGTTGTAAGTGGTTTTTTGGCATCACTGCACCTTGGAAATTTATTTTTCTTTTTGCTAATCGGCGGAGTTTTTTATCTTGGCAAGACGATAAATGGGCTAAAAAACGAGCTTATAGCAAAATTTAAACAAAAAGTAGTTGGCGTCATCGTAAAAAACTATGGTCTAAATTTCAGCGCAAATGGCGGGCTAAGTTTGGATGATTTTTTTAAAATTTATGACGCTGACGTAAATAGACACTACGCAGAAGATATGATCTACGGACAGATCGATGAGACGCAGTTTAAGCTTTGTGATTTTTATGCGGCAAAAGAGACGCAAGGCGAGAAACGCACCACAACAACGGTAAAATTTCAAGGCATTTTGCTAAAGGCTGAGTTTAAAAAAGAGCTAAACGCCACGATCTACGTCTGCGATAAAAAGCAAACTTCTGATCTAAGAAGCGATGGCGAGCAAGCGACGATGGATAATCCTAAATTTAATGAGCTCTTTAAAACCTACACGACCGATCAGATCGCCGCTAGATACGCTCTGACGCCAAAGCTGATGGAAAATTTAACCACTCTAAGAACTAAATTTAACGCCCCACTCTCGGCAGTGTTTTTAAAAAATGAAATTTTCATCGCGATCGATCTTAGAAAGGACAGCTTTGAGCCTGATCTTAAAAAGCCGATAAACAGCAACGAGAGCGTGCAAAACTACATCGCAGGAGTTAGCGACTTTGTGGAGATCGTGCGTGATCTGGAGCTAAACAAAAACATCTGGAAGAGCTAA